In Hymenobacter aquaticus, a single window of DNA contains:
- a CDS encoding 3-hydroxyanthranilate 3,4-dioxygenase, whose protein sequence is MPVSRPFNFQKWIDEHRHLLKPPVGNQQVFKDNKDFIVMVVGGPNARKDYHYDEGEELFLQIEGDIVVKIIEDGKPVDIEIKQGEMFLLPGGVPHSPRRPAGTVGLVLERYRTPGELDGFQWYCENCGTKLYEEFAEITDIVQQLPPIMNRFWQSEEKRTCSNCGTVMAPPAPVQAD, encoded by the coding sequence ATGCCCGTTTCCCGCCCTTTTAACTTCCAGAAGTGGATTGATGAACACCGCCACCTGCTCAAGCCGCCCGTGGGCAACCAGCAGGTATTCAAAGACAACAAGGACTTTATCGTGATGGTCGTGGGTGGCCCCAACGCCCGCAAAGACTACCACTACGACGAGGGCGAGGAGCTGTTCCTGCAGATCGAAGGCGACATCGTGGTCAAGATCATCGAGGACGGCAAGCCCGTGGACATTGAAATCAAGCAGGGCGAAATGTTTTTGCTGCCCGGCGGCGTGCCCCACTCGCCCCGGCGGCCGGCCGGCACGGTGGGCCTGGTGCTGGAGCGCTACCGCACGCCCGGCGAGCTGGACGGCTTTCAGTGGTACTGCGAAAACTGCGGCACCAAGCTCTACGAGGAGTTTGCCGAAATTACCGACATCGTGCAGCAGCTGCCGCCCATCATGAACCGCTTCTGGCAGTCGGAAGAAAAGCGCACCTGTAGCAACTGCGGCACCGTGATGGCGCCGCCCGCCCCCGTGCAGGCAGACTAA
- a CDS encoding SDR family oxidoreductase — protein MNLDLTSHRALVGGSTQGIGRAVAEELAQLGATVTLLARNEATLQQAVAELPRPHGQAHDYLVADFNDPDTLAGRLHDYLAAHPEGFHTLVNNTGGPAGGPILAAPVQAFRDAFEQHLVCNHLLAQAVVPGMQARGYGRIINIISTSVKQPLAGLGVSNTIRAAVANWAKTLANELGGAGITVNNVLPGATVTQRHTSLIEKRVEQTGQSVEDIEANMLRTIPAGRFGQASEVAAAVAFLASPAAGYINGINVPVDGGRTGNL, from the coding sequence ATGAATCTCGACCTTACTTCCCATCGCGCCCTCGTGGGGGGCAGCACCCAGGGCATCGGCCGCGCCGTTGCCGAGGAACTGGCCCAGCTCGGGGCTACCGTCACCTTGCTGGCCCGCAACGAGGCGACCTTGCAGCAGGCCGTGGCCGAGCTGCCCCGCCCCCACGGCCAAGCCCACGACTACCTCGTGGCCGATTTCAACGACCCCGACACGCTGGCCGGCCGCCTGCACGACTACCTGGCCGCGCACCCCGAAGGCTTTCATACGCTGGTCAACAACACCGGCGGGCCGGCCGGCGGGCCCATTCTGGCCGCGCCGGTGCAGGCTTTCCGGGACGCATTTGAGCAGCACCTGGTGTGCAACCACCTGCTGGCGCAGGCCGTGGTGCCGGGCATGCAGGCGCGGGGCTACGGGCGCATCATCAACATCATCAGCACCTCGGTGAAGCAGCCGCTGGCCGGCCTGGGCGTATCGAACACGATTCGGGCGGCGGTGGCCAACTGGGCCAAAACTCTGGCCAACGAGCTGGGCGGCGCGGGCATCACCGTCAACAACGTGCTGCCGGGCGCCACCGTCACCCAGCGCCACACCTCCCTGATTGAGAAGCGCGTGGAGCAGACGGGGCAGTCGGTGGAAGACATTGAGGCCAACATGCTGCGCACCATCCCGGCCGGCCGCTTCGGGCAGGCTTCGGAAGTAGCGGCGGCCGTAGCTTTTCTGGCCTCGCCGGCAGCGGGCTACATCAATGGCATCAACGTGCCGGTCGACGGCGGCCGGACCGGCAACCTGTAA
- a CDS encoding FAD-dependent oxidoreductase: MPTSSFPAPEPAETLTVMGAGLVGSLLSLFLARRGHTVEVYERRADMRLSGAVEGRSINLALSDRGWRALEGVGIGDEIRQVAIPMYRRVMHDAQGNLSYQPYGHDNQAIYSVSRAGLNRTLLSLAEANPRVRLQFNQQCLGIDTRARHMELRDTTTGEERQVNFRRLFGTDGAFSAVRSAMQKTERYNYSQSYLDYGYKELNIEPGPNGEWLLEKNALHIWPRGQYMMIALPNLDGSFNCTLFFPYEGEHSFAALQTPEQVQAFFEEVFPDVVPLMPELTDEYFRNPTGSLVTIRCFPWAFHDDVLLLGDASHAIVPFYGQGMNAGFEDCTVLDQLLEQFGPDWHRIFDEFQRRRKPDADAIADLAVYNFEEMRDRVGDPRFLLQKKIESKIAAQFPGHWTPLYSQVTFSHTPYAEAWQSGQAQEQIMRRLMPHIQTEADYDRPEVQALVAQEMADRP; the protein is encoded by the coding sequence ATGCCTACTTCCTCTTTCCCTGCTCCCGAACCTGCCGAAACGCTCACCGTCATGGGTGCCGGCCTGGTTGGTTCTCTCTTATCCTTATTCTTGGCGCGGCGCGGCCATACCGTCGAGGTCTACGAGCGGCGGGCCGACATGCGCCTCAGCGGGGCCGTGGAGGGCCGCTCCATCAACCTGGCGCTGTCGGACCGGGGCTGGCGGGCCCTGGAGGGCGTCGGCATCGGCGACGAAATCCGGCAGGTCGCCATTCCGATGTACCGGCGCGTGATGCACGACGCGCAAGGCAACCTGAGCTACCAGCCCTACGGCCACGACAACCAGGCCATTTACTCCGTGTCGCGGGCCGGCCTGAACCGCACGCTACTCAGCCTGGCCGAGGCTAATCCGCGGGTGCGCCTGCAGTTCAACCAGCAGTGCCTGGGCATCGACACCCGCGCCCGGCACATGGAGCTGCGCGACACCACCACCGGCGAGGAGCGGCAGGTAAATTTTCGGCGGCTGTTTGGCACCGACGGCGCTTTTTCGGCCGTGCGTAGCGCTATGCAGAAAACGGAGCGCTACAACTATTCCCAGAGCTACCTCGACTACGGCTACAAGGAGCTGAACATTGAGCCGGGCCCGAACGGCGAGTGGCTGCTGGAAAAAAATGCCCTCCACATCTGGCCCCGCGGCCAGTACATGATGATTGCGCTGCCCAACCTGGATGGCTCGTTCAACTGCACCCTGTTCTTCCCCTACGAGGGCGAGCATTCCTTTGCCGCCCTCCAAACGCCGGAGCAGGTGCAGGCCTTCTTCGAGGAGGTATTTCCGGACGTGGTGCCGCTGATGCCCGAGCTCACCGACGAGTACTTCCGCAACCCCACCGGCTCCCTGGTCACGATTCGGTGCTTTCCCTGGGCTTTCCACGATGATGTGCTGCTGCTCGGCGACGCTTCGCACGCCATTGTGCCCTTCTACGGGCAGGGCATGAACGCCGGCTTCGAAGACTGCACCGTGCTCGACCAGCTGCTGGAGCAGTTCGGCCCCGACTGGCACCGGATTTTCGACGAGTTTCAGCGCCGGCGCAAACCCGATGCCGACGCCATTGCCGACCTGGCCGTGTATAACTTCGAGGAAATGCGGGACCGGGTCGGCGACCCGCGCTTCCTGCTGCAGAAGAAGATAGAGAGCAAGATTGCGGCCCAGTTTCCCGGCCACTGGACCCCGCTGTATTCGCAGGTCACGTTTTCGCACACGCCCTATGCCGAGGCCTGGCAAAGCGGCCAGGCGCAGGAGCAAATCATGCGCCGCCTGATGCCCCACATCCAAACCGAAGCCGACTACGACCGGCCCGAGGTGCAGGCCCTGGTAGCCCAGGAAATGGCTGACCGGCCGTAA
- a CDS encoding amidohydrolase family protein gives MPVGSIPPVLKIDIHTHILPETWPDLRERYGYGGFIRLEHHKPCCARMMQDDKFFREVQDNCWDPAVRLREYDQFGVDVQVLSTVPVMFSYWAKPLDALDLSRLLNDHIAGVVARYPTRFVGLGTIPMQAPDLAIRELERCVKELGMAGVQIGSHVNDWNLDAPELFEVFAAAQELGAAVFVHPWDMMAQQKMPKYWLPWLVGMPAESTLALCSLIFGGVLERLPKLRVAVAHGGGSFASTIGRIEHGFHVRPDLCAVDNPVNPREYLGKFWVDSLVHDPLMLDYLVKTLGADKITLGTDYPFPLGELEPGQLIESMPFPDEMKARMLGQNALDWLGLGADSFGFR, from the coding sequence GTGCCCGTCGGCAGCATCCCACCCGTGCTCAAAATTGACATTCACACCCATATTCTGCCCGAAACCTGGCCCGATCTGCGCGAGCGGTACGGCTACGGGGGCTTTATCCGCCTCGAACACCACAAGCCCTGCTGCGCCCGCATGATGCAGGACGACAAGTTCTTCCGCGAAGTGCAGGACAACTGCTGGGACCCCGCAGTCCGGCTGCGCGAGTACGACCAGTTCGGCGTCGATGTGCAGGTGCTCAGCACCGTGCCCGTCATGTTCAGCTACTGGGCCAAGCCGCTCGACGCGCTGGACCTGAGCCGCCTGCTCAACGACCACATTGCCGGCGTGGTGGCCCGCTACCCCACGCGCTTCGTGGGCCTGGGCACCATCCCAATGCAGGCCCCCGACCTGGCCATCCGGGAGCTGGAGCGCTGCGTGAAGGAGCTGGGCATGGCCGGCGTGCAGATCGGCTCCCACGTGAATGACTGGAACCTCGACGCGCCCGAGCTGTTCGAGGTGTTTGCCGCCGCCCAGGAGCTGGGCGCGGCCGTATTCGTGCATCCCTGGGACATGATGGCCCAGCAGAAAATGCCCAAGTACTGGCTGCCCTGGCTGGTGGGTATGCCCGCCGAAAGCACCCTAGCCCTCTGCTCCCTGATTTTTGGGGGCGTGCTGGAGCGCCTGCCCAAGCTGCGCGTGGCCGTGGCCCACGGCGGCGGCTCGTTTGCCAGCACCATCGGCCGCATCGAGCACGGCTTCCACGTGCGCCCTGACCTGTGCGCCGTCGACAACCCGGTGAACCCGCGCGAGTACCTGGGCAAGTTCTGGGTCGATTCGCTGGTGCACGACCCGCTGATGCTGGATTATTTGGTGAAGACCCTCGGGGCCGACAAAATCACGCTGGGCACCGACTACCCGTTTCCCCTGGGCGAGCTGGAGCCCGGCCAGCTGATTGAGTCCATGCCCTTTCCCGACGAAATGAAGGCCCGGATGCTGGGCCAGAACGCCCTGGACTGGCTGGGGCTGGGGGCGGATAGTTTCGGCTTTCGGTAG
- a CDS encoding glycosyltransferase family 2 protein, with the protein MDLSVIIPIYNEEANIPALYTRLGGVLDPMGLQYEFIFINDGSRDKSLALVQNLAARDPRVRFIDFSRNFGHQIAVTAGLDLAAGQSVVIIDADLQDPPELIPQLYQKLQEGYEVVYAKRRSRQGESAAKKLTAKLFYRLLASITNISIPVDTGDFRIISRKVVDALKQMPEQNKFIRGQISWIGYRQTYIEYDRAERAGGETGYTYRKMIRLALDGITGFSDAPLKAATISGFIVSGLAFLVMVYTLYARFVSHEYEPGWASLMVSILFLGGVQLIAVGIIGEYIARLSANVRQRPLYIISDTNITHPAAQAQPAPAGVVPPAASAY; encoded by the coding sequence GTGGACCTCTCCGTCATTATTCCCATCTATAACGAAGAAGCCAACATCCCGGCCCTCTACACCCGCCTCGGCGGCGTGCTCGACCCGATGGGGCTGCAGTACGAGTTTATCTTTATCAACGACGGCTCCCGCGACAAGTCGCTGGCGCTGGTGCAAAACCTGGCCGCCCGCGACCCGCGCGTGCGTTTCATCGACTTCAGCCGCAACTTCGGCCACCAGATTGCCGTCACGGCCGGCCTCGACCTGGCAGCGGGGCAGTCGGTGGTCATTATCGACGCCGACTTGCAGGACCCGCCCGAGCTGATTCCGCAGCTCTACCAGAAGCTGCAGGAAGGCTACGAGGTGGTGTACGCCAAGCGCCGCTCGCGCCAGGGCGAAAGCGCGGCCAAAAAACTCACGGCCAAGCTGTTCTACCGCCTACTGGCCAGCATCACCAACATTTCCATTCCGGTCGATACCGGCGACTTCCGCATCATTTCCCGCAAGGTGGTGGACGCGCTGAAGCAGATGCCGGAGCAGAACAAGTTTATCCGGGGCCAGATTTCCTGGATTGGCTACCGGCAGACCTACATCGAGTACGACCGAGCCGAGCGGGCCGGCGGCGAAACGGGCTACACCTACCGCAAGATGATCCGGCTGGCCCTGGACGGCATCACCGGCTTCTCCGACGCCCCGCTGAAGGCGGCCACCATCAGCGGCTTCATCGTGTCGGGCCTGGCGTTTCTGGTAATGGTGTACACGCTCTACGCCCGCTTCGTGAGCCACGAGTACGAGCCGGGCTGGGCCTCGCTGATGGTCAGCATCCTGTTTCTGGGCGGCGTGCAACTGATTGCCGTGGGCATCATCGGCGAGTACATTGCCCGCCTGAGCGCCAACGTGCGGCAGCGCCCCCTCTACATCATTTCCGATACCAACATCACGCACCCGGCCGCGCAGGCGCAGCCGGCGCCGGCGGGCGTCGTGCCACCGGCCGCCTCCGCTTACTAA
- a CDS encoding alpha-ketoglutarate-dependent dioxygenase AlkB family protein has translation MALTRLLLPNADVWLDEQFLPEPAAAALLTELTQTIAWRQESIMLFGKAVPQPRLTAWHGDAGTRYSYSGLVWEPEPWTPALQLLRTQVEAATQATFNSVLLNLYRAGPDSMGWHADDEPELGPAPVIASLSLGATRRFRLRPRRPLLTPHAPVSLDLTSGSLLLMRGATQQHWQHAVPKTSKSVGPRLNLTFRRIISA, from the coding sequence GTGGCGCTGACCCGGCTGCTTCTGCCCAACGCGGACGTCTGGCTCGACGAGCAGTTTCTGCCGGAGCCGGCCGCCGCCGCGCTGCTCACCGAGCTGACGCAGACCATAGCGTGGCGCCAGGAATCCATTATGCTGTTTGGCAAAGCCGTGCCCCAGCCCCGCCTCACGGCCTGGCACGGCGACGCCGGCACGCGCTACTCGTATTCGGGCCTGGTCTGGGAGCCTGAGCCCTGGACGCCGGCCCTGCAACTGCTTCGCACCCAGGTCGAAGCCGCCACGCAGGCTACCTTCAACAGTGTGCTGCTCAACCTCTACCGGGCCGGGCCGGACAGCATGGGCTGGCACGCCGACGACGAGCCCGAGCTGGGCCCCGCGCCGGTTATTGCCTCCCTGAGTCTGGGGGCTACCCGCCGGTTCCGGCTGCGCCCCCGCCGCCCGTTGCTGACCCCGCACGCCCCGGTTTCCCTCGACCTGACTTCGGGCAGCCTGCTCCTGATGCGGGGCGCTACCCAGCAGCACTGGCAGCACGCCGTGCCCAAAACCAGCAAGAGCGTCGGCCCCCGCCTCAACCTGACTTTCCGCCGGATTATATCCGCATAA
- a CDS encoding carbohydrate binding domain-containing protein gives MKFTHTLPLAWAALLALASCQQSAPDTTIPDNQLMANDFEASVGWNEVQEGSLTTAKAHSGRWALQVEPSIPFSYTFVTPLGRLDPKLTRSYVLQGWALRASTGSTARLVVQINKSAQDTAKVYYGSLALADAVKSFDKWEEVSLPFTLPATASAENVVKIYLWNEQGTAPSFLDDLVLTAAPAK, from the coding sequence ATGAAATTCACGCATACCCTCCCTCTGGCTTGGGCGGCGCTGCTCGCGCTGGCCAGCTGCCAGCAGTCGGCCCCCGACACCACAATTCCGGACAACCAGCTAATGGCAAACGACTTCGAGGCCAGCGTAGGCTGGAATGAAGTGCAGGAAGGCTCCCTGACCACGGCCAAGGCCCACTCCGGGCGCTGGGCGCTACAGGTCGAGCCGTCGATACCGTTCAGCTACACGTTCGTGACCCCGCTCGGGCGCCTCGACCCCAAGCTCACGCGCAGCTACGTACTTCAGGGCTGGGCCCTGCGCGCCAGCACTGGCAGCACCGCCCGGCTGGTAGTCCAGATCAACAAGAGCGCCCAGGACACGGCCAAAGTCTACTACGGCTCCTTGGCCCTGGCCGACGCGGTAAAATCCTTCGACAAGTGGGAGGAAGTATCGTTGCCCTTCACGTTGCCGGCCACGGCCAGCGCCGAAAACGTGGTGAAAATCTACCTCTGGAATGAGCAGGGCACGGCGCCCTCCTTCCTCGACGACCTGGTGCTGACGGCGGCCCCGGCCAAATAA
- a CDS encoding class I SAM-dependent methyltransferase: protein MHPTYEQAYHQLEEQHWWFVARREAVFNQIQQLNLPPSARILEIGCSGGPLMLALRAAGYQNLHGIDVSEVGIRVAQSRGLTNVAVMDGAHLEFADNSFDLVIASDVLEHIENEQQALSEWRRVLCPKGQLIVFVPAFKSLWSRHDEVNYHFRRYSLPQLRAVVEQSGLGISRASYWNSALFFPAAVMRLAQRTLTSKNKAATDSGDLQILPGFLNGTLLTLLRAENQLFRRFKLPVGISAFVLATKKA from the coding sequence GTGCACCCTACTTACGAGCAAGCCTATCATCAACTGGAAGAACAGCACTGGTGGTTTGTGGCCCGGCGTGAAGCCGTGTTCAATCAGATTCAACAACTGAACTTGCCGCCCTCGGCCCGCATCCTGGAAATCGGTTGCTCGGGTGGCCCCCTGATGCTGGCGTTGCGCGCCGCTGGCTACCAGAACCTGCACGGCATCGACGTAAGTGAGGTAGGCATTCGGGTGGCACAGTCGCGCGGCCTGACCAACGTGGCCGTGATGGACGGAGCCCATCTAGAATTCGCCGACAACTCCTTCGACCTGGTTATTGCCTCCGACGTCCTCGAACACATTGAGAACGAGCAGCAGGCCCTCAGCGAATGGCGGCGGGTGCTGTGCCCTAAAGGGCAGCTCATCGTATTCGTGCCGGCTTTCAAATCGTTGTGGAGCCGTCACGATGAGGTAAACTACCATTTCCGGCGCTACTCCCTGCCCCAGCTGCGCGCGGTGGTGGAACAGTCGGGCCTGGGCATCAGCCGGGCTTCGTACTGGAACTCGGCCCTGTTTTTCCCGGCGGCCGTGATGCGCTTGGCTCAGCGCACCCTGACCAGCAAAAACAAAGCGGCCACCGACAGCGGCGACCTGCAGATTCTGCCCGGCTTCCTGAACGGGACACTACTGACGCTGCTGCGGGCCGAGAATCAGCTGTTCCGCCGCTTCAAGCTGCCCGTGGGCATCAGCGCCTTCGTGCTGGCCACCAAAAAAGCCTAA
- a CDS encoding TonB-dependent receptor, with amino-acid sequence MRKPYSFLLLLFSLLLASSSAWAQDDITVSGVVQTETGEALPGATVFVKGTFIGSSTDREGKFQLRADFSVPPVVLSVSFVGYESREITLQQPDQAVKVQLKVNSVLTSEVIASASRVEEGILQAPVTVEKLNAQQVERITTADLQGGLSQYKGIDVNSSSLLMNSISTRGFNSAKSERLIQLTDYFDTQSPSLNLNAGNLTGLPELDVESVEIIHGPASALYGANAFNGVLLLNSKDPFVSEGLSVRVRGGERSYFDGQLRYAKKLGEKFAFKVVGSYTRANDWLAENYSATSTLIERANNPEGSSLGYNAVNRYGDVSNTFPSLPTQPGYAQTPAQLRGKTVFLPGYTERELIGNDDQAKAVKIHPTLSYLLTDNVKLTVGANYARGTASYQSSSRYRLRDFGTNQLHGEIKGSKWFLRGQTVRDYGSNSYDLSFLGAFIQTTPDLKDANGNPTSYAANYFQTYAREFATKYLNGTNGLTVEQAQLAAQQAANATLLKPSDPRFQDLRSKIIGDPTPGQGARLNPSSYLNEGNAQYNFTLGEKTSLIVGAAYRKFRLGSNGNFFSDDNERIQNHELGGYAQLSHTLLGDRLKLALAGRVDDFKNFSPAFSPRASAVYSAGANKEHNFRASFGRAFRSPTQLDQYVRIDIGQVLLLGNVEGGFQGYTSPTGQVAVDIAKLKLERLNTYEVGYKGTFRDKIVVDVNYFRSYYNDFIGAQRFIGNRNGSRPTKEQLDAENARSAQAGTGTPYQVRTSQTRVLQVWTNARQEVQTQGAALGLSYNVARPLTITANYSLNLIDKSKLPEGFQAFFNTPKHKYNLGANGLVARHFNYSVNYRWAQGHLYEMPFAVGTLSDYSSMDAYVGYVIPKVNTTIQVGGSNLLDANNTQVYGGPNIGRLLFAGLLIDIK; translated from the coding sequence ATGAGAAAACCCTACAGTTTTCTACTCCTGCTATTTTCCTTACTGTTGGCCAGCAGCTCGGCCTGGGCTCAGGACGACATTACCGTTAGCGGAGTAGTACAAACCGAAACCGGCGAAGCCCTGCCCGGCGCTACGGTATTTGTCAAAGGCACTTTTATTGGCAGCAGCACCGACCGGGAAGGCAAATTCCAGCTCCGGGCCGACTTTAGCGTGCCGCCGGTGGTGCTGTCGGTTTCCTTCGTGGGCTACGAAAGCCGCGAAATAACCCTGCAACAGCCCGACCAGGCCGTGAAGGTGCAGCTGAAAGTCAACTCGGTGCTGACCAGCGAGGTTATTGCCTCGGCCTCGCGCGTGGAGGAAGGCATTCTGCAGGCCCCCGTGACGGTAGAAAAGCTGAACGCCCAGCAGGTAGAGCGCATCACCACCGCCGATTTGCAGGGTGGCCTGAGCCAGTACAAGGGCATCGACGTGAACAGCAGCAGCCTGCTGATGAACTCCATCAGTACCCGCGGCTTCAACTCGGCCAAATCGGAGCGCCTGATTCAGCTGACCGACTACTTCGATACCCAGAGCCCCAGCCTGAACCTGAACGCGGGCAACCTGACGGGCCTGCCCGAGCTGGACGTGGAAAGCGTGGAAATCATTCACGGCCCGGCCTCGGCCCTGTACGGCGCCAACGCCTTCAACGGCGTGCTGCTGCTGAACTCGAAAGACCCCTTCGTGAGTGAAGGCCTGAGCGTGCGGGTGCGCGGCGGCGAGCGGAGCTACTTCGACGGGCAGCTGCGCTACGCCAAGAAGCTGGGCGAGAAGTTTGCCTTTAAAGTGGTGGGCTCCTACACCCGCGCTAACGACTGGCTGGCGGAAAATTACTCGGCCACCAGCACCCTGATTGAGCGGGCCAACAACCCCGAAGGCTCGTCGCTGGGCTACAACGCCGTGAACCGCTACGGCGACGTGAGCAACACCTTCCCCAGCTTGCCCACCCAGCCTGGCTATGCTCAGACGCCCGCGCAGCTACGCGGCAAAACCGTGTTTCTGCCCGGCTACACCGAGCGGGAACTCATCGGCAATGATGACCAGGCCAAGGCTGTCAAGATTCACCCGACCCTCTCCTACCTGCTCACCGACAACGTGAAATTGACCGTGGGCGCCAACTACGCCCGCGGCACGGCCAGCTACCAGAGCAGCAGCCGCTACCGTCTGCGCGATTTTGGCACCAACCAGCTGCACGGCGAAATCAAGGGTTCTAAGTGGTTTTTGCGCGGCCAGACAGTGCGCGACTACGGATCCAACTCCTATGACCTGAGCTTCCTGGGCGCATTCATTCAGACTACCCCCGATCTGAAGGATGCCAACGGCAACCCCACCAGCTACGCGGCCAACTACTTCCAGACCTACGCCCGGGAGTTTGCCACCAAGTACCTGAACGGCACCAACGGCCTGACGGTAGAGCAGGCTCAGCTGGCCGCTCAGCAGGCCGCCAACGCTACCCTGCTGAAGCCTTCGGACCCGCGCTTCCAGGATCTGCGCTCGAAAATCATTGGTGACCCCACGCCGGGCCAGGGTGCCCGCCTGAACCCCAGCTCTTACCTGAACGAAGGCAACGCCCAGTACAACTTCACGCTAGGCGAGAAAACCAGCCTGATTGTGGGCGCGGCTTACCGCAAATTCCGTCTGGGCTCGAATGGCAACTTCTTCTCCGACGACAACGAGCGGATTCAGAACCACGAGCTGGGCGGCTATGCCCAGCTGAGCCACACCCTGCTGGGCGACCGGCTGAAGCTGGCCCTGGCCGGCCGCGTAGATGACTTCAAGAACTTCAGCCCCGCCTTCTCGCCCCGGGCCTCGGCCGTGTACTCGGCCGGCGCCAACAAGGAGCACAACTTCCGCGCCTCGTTTGGCCGGGCCTTCCGCTCGCCGACCCAGCTCGACCAGTACGTGCGCATCGACATTGGGCAGGTGCTGCTGCTGGGCAACGTTGAGGGTGGCTTCCAGGGCTACACCAGCCCCACCGGGCAGGTGGCCGTGGATATTGCCAAGCTGAAGCTGGAGCGCCTGAACACCTACGAAGTAGGCTACAAGGGCACTTTCCGGGATAAGATAGTGGTGGACGTGAACTATTTCCGCAGCTACTACAACGACTTCATCGGGGCCCAGCGTTTCATTGGCAACCGGAACGGCAGCCGCCCGACCAAGGAACAGCTTGACGCTGAAAACGCCCGTAGCGCCCAGGCCGGCACCGGCACTCCCTACCAGGTGCGCACGTCCCAGACCCGCGTCCTGCAGGTGTGGACCAACGCCCGCCAGGAAGTACAAACCCAGGGCGCGGCGCTGGGCCTGAGCTACAACGTGGCCCGCCCGCTGACCATCACGGCCAACTACTCGCTCAACCTGATTGACAAGAGCAAGCTGCCCGAGGGTTTCCAGGCGTTCTTCAACACGCCTAAGCACAAGTACAACCTCGGGGCCAACGGCCTGGTGGCGCGCCACTTCAACTACTCGGTAAACTACCGCTGGGCCCAGGGCCACCTGTACGAAATGCCGTTTGCCGTGGGCACCCTGTCCGACTACAGCTCGATGGATGCCTACGTGGGCTACGTTATTCCGAAGGTCAACACTACCATTCAGGTGGGCGGCTCCAACCTGTTGGACGCCAACAACACCCAGGTGTATGGCGGCCCCAACATCGGGCGCCTGCTCTTCGCCGGCCTGCTGATTGACATCAAGTAG
- the kynU gene encoding kynureninase, producing the protein MTSFEPTPDFAAHLDATDPLRDFRPRFHIPPASDGQPSVYLCGNSLGLLPKAARAAVEQEFESWEKLGVEGHFHGTSPWMHYHETLTDSTARLVGAKPIEVVVMNNLTTNLHLLLISFYQPTASRYKVLMEGGAFPSDQYALESQVKLHGLAPDEAIVELVPRPGEHTLRTEDIEAKIRELGDSLAVVLLGGVNYYTGQAFDMEAITRAGHAAGATVGFDLAHAAGNLELHLHDWDVDFACWCTYKYLNSGPGGTSGIYVHERFAHRPDLLRLAGWWGHDPADRFQMKKGFRPMPGAAGWQLSNAQIFPMAIHRAALAIVDEAGGMAALRRKSEKLTAYLEFLIRRLELPPQVLEIITPHQPEARGCQLSMLVHKNGRALFDYLAGAGIIADWREPNVIRLAPVPLYNSFSDVQRAGEVLAEWAGKAK; encoded by the coding sequence ATGACTTCTTTCGAGCCCACTCCCGACTTTGCCGCCCACCTCGACGCCACCGACCCGCTGCGCGACTTCCGGCCGCGCTTTCACATTCCGCCGGCTTCCGATGGGCAACCCAGCGTGTACCTGTGCGGCAACTCGCTGGGGCTGCTGCCCAAGGCGGCCCGGGCGGCGGTAGAGCAGGAGTTTGAAAGCTGGGAAAAGCTCGGCGTGGAAGGCCATTTTCACGGCACCTCGCCCTGGATGCACTACCACGAAACCCTGACCGACAGCACCGCCCGCCTGGTCGGGGCCAAGCCGATAGAGGTGGTGGTGATGAACAACCTGACCACCAACCTGCACCTGCTGCTCATCTCGTTTTACCAGCCCACGGCCTCGCGCTACAAGGTGCTGATGGAGGGCGGCGCTTTTCCCTCGGATCAGTACGCGCTGGAGTCGCAGGTGAAGCTGCACGGCCTCGCGCCCGACGAGGCCATTGTGGAGCTGGTGCCCCGGCCCGGCGAGCATACGCTGCGCACCGAAGACATTGAGGCCAAAATCCGGGAGCTGGGCGACTCGCTGGCCGTGGTGCTGCTGGGTGGGGTGAACTACTACACCGGCCAGGCCTTCGACATGGAGGCCATTACCCGGGCCGGCCACGCCGCCGGTGCCACCGTGGGCTTCGACCTGGCCCACGCCGCCGGCAACCTGGAGCTGCACCTGCACGACTGGGACGTGGATTTTGCCTGCTGGTGCACCTACAAATACCTGAACTCGGGCCCCGGCGGCACCTCCGGCATCTACGTGCACGAGCGGTTTGCCCACCGCCCCGACCTGCTGCGCCTGGCCGGCTGGTGGGGCCACGACCCGGCCGACCGGTTTCAGATGAAGAAGGGCTTCCGGCCCATGCCCGGGGCGGCCGGCTGGCAGCTCTCCAACGCCCAGATTTTCCCGATGGCCATTCACCGGGCCGCCCTGGCTATTGTGGATGAGGCCGGCGGCATGGCGGCGCTGCGCCGGAAAAGCGAGAAGCTCACGGCTTACCTTGAGTTTCTGATTCGCCGCCTGGAGCTGCCCCCGCAGGTGCTCGAAATCATTACGCCCCACCAGCCCGAGGCCCGGGGCTGCCAGCTCTCGATGCTGGTACACAAAAATGGCCGGGCGCTGTTTGACTATTTGGCCGGCGCGGGCATCATCGCCGACTGGCGCGAGCCCAACGTGATTCGCCTGGCCCCGGTGCCGCTCTACAACTCGTTCAGCGACGTGCAGCGGGCCGGCGAGGTGCTGGCCGAATGGGCCGGAAAAGCCAAATAG